A single Chanos chanos chromosome 8, fChaCha1.1, whole genome shotgun sequence DNA region contains:
- the dscc1 gene encoding sister chromatid cohesion protein DCC1 — translation MRTLEEVQATLQIAKLKEDDLQPVTHCLSFGDNVSSGDYCLMELDDTLCKQIEAGKSLVIRGDKDEHAILCSEDRTYDLKIADTSNLLLFVPGCRTPDQFTPTTTGPQLVQAQVWGFSNSYWELRHQRPKLKKLKKLLMENPYDGPALGTQEDAPGLRYTLTDLLERIQASREEMEAHLKKIHACEIDGYWRILDPDYEMKLLGHVTQLVDSESWSFSKVPLDVCLQELGPLEPKEMIEHCLNCYGRRYTSEEGEVFFALDEDKVCRATAQMLLQNAVKFHLAEFQQVWQQSVPEGMNTRMDQLRGLALVDCSSKPETICLLRVEDLPEDTLERFNALFTLREKWTQDDITPYIQDLCGEKQTTGALLTKHARSSMQNGVKVYNSRRPVAT, via the exons ATGAGAACGTTAGAGGAGGTTCAAGCAACTCTCCAAATCGCCAAATTAAAGGAGGACGATTTACAGCCAGTAACTCACTGCCTGTCATTTGGAGACAACGTTTCATCTGGGGATTACTGTCTTATGGAGCTGGACGATACGCTATGTAAACAAATAGAAGCTGGCAAGAG cCTTGTGATCAGAGGTGACAAAGATGAGCACGCGATTCTGTGTAGCGAGGACAGGACGTACGACCTGAAAATAGCGGACACTTCCAACCTGCTGCTCTTTGTACCAGGATGTAGGACACCGGATCAGTTTACACCCACCACGACAGGCCCACAGTTAGTCCAAGCCCAG GTTTGGGGTTTTTCCAACAGTTACTGGGAGCTGAGGCACCAGCGGCCAAAGCTGAAGAAGCTAAAGAAACTCTTAATGGAAAACCCATACGACGGTCCCGCCCTCGGCACGCAGGAGGACGCGCCTGGACTGAGG TACACGCTGACAGACCTGCTGGAGAGGATCCAGGCGAGTCGAGAGGAGATGGAAGCCCACCTCAAGAAAATTCATGCGTGTGAAATCGACG gaTACTGGAGAATCCTGGATCCTGATTACGAGATGAAGCTCCTGGGTCATGTGACCCAGCTGGTGGACTCTGAATCCTGGTCTTTCAGTAAAGTTCCGCTGGACGTCTGTCTACAGGAGCTGGGACCCCTGGAGCCAAA GGAAATGATTGAGCATTGTCTAAACTGTTACGGGAGACGTTACACCTCTGAAG agggtgAGGTGTTTTTTGCGTTGGACGAAGATAAGGTTTGTCGGGCCACTGCTCAGATGCTGCTTCAGAACGCAGTGAAGTTTCACCTGGCTGAGTTTCAGCAGGTTTGGCAACAGAGTGTCCCTGAAGGCATGAACACAAGAATGGATCAGCTCAGG gggttAGCTCTGGTTGACTGTAGCTCTAAGCCTGAGACGATCTGTCTGCTGAGAGTGGAGGACCTCCCTGAGGATACACTGGAGCGTTTTAATGCCCTCTTCACCCTGAGGGAGAAATGGACACAGGATGATATCACACCCTACATACA GGATCTGTGTGGAGAAAAGCAAACAACTGGAGCACTTCTCACCAAACATGCTCGTTCATCCATGCAAAACGGAGTTAAGGTCTACAATTCAAGAAGGCCGGTGGCAACTTGA